In Calothrix sp. PCC 7507, one DNA window encodes the following:
- a CDS encoding RNA methyltransferase yields MGLAGLRIVLVEPAGPINVGAIARVMKNFGLNQLVLVNPQCDPLSMEALIMAVHAKEILGSAVVVATLPEALQGCVRIMATTGEVRSGNILLENPRTALPWLLAEPEKPVALIFGREDRGLSNEELNYAHRFVHIPTSDDYLSLNLATAVGICCYELTQCLQPSESQTITQTELAAFDVVEAYYQQLESLLLNIGYLYPHTAPSRMGKFRQLYNRAHLQTTEVAMLRGILQQVKWALKSGNREQGTGEKTNS; encoded by the coding sequence ATGGGGTTGGCTGGGTTAAGAATTGTGTTGGTAGAACCAGCTGGCCCGATAAACGTCGGGGCGATCGCCCGCGTGATGAAAAATTTTGGACTAAATCAATTAGTATTAGTCAACCCCCAGTGCGATCCGCTGTCGATGGAAGCCCTAATCATGGCGGTTCATGCCAAAGAAATTCTCGGATCTGCGGTAGTAGTGGCAACATTACCAGAAGCATTGCAGGGGTGTGTCCGCATCATGGCTACTACTGGGGAGGTGCGGAGTGGAAATATACTTTTAGAAAATCCCCGGACAGCATTACCTTGGTTGCTTGCAGAACCAGAGAAACCTGTAGCACTTATTTTTGGCAGAGAAGACCGGGGATTAAGTAATGAAGAATTAAATTATGCTCATCGGTTTGTACATATTCCCACGAGTGACGATTATCTATCCTTAAATCTGGCTACGGCTGTGGGGATCTGCTGTTACGAACTGACACAATGTCTGCAGCCGTCTGAGTCTCAGACTATCACCCAAACAGAACTAGCAGCTTTTGATGTAGTTGAGGCATACTACCAGCAGTTAGAATCTTTATTGCTGAACATAGGTTATCTTTATCCACATACAGCACCTAGTCGGATGGGAAAATTTCGGCAGTTGTATAATCGCGCTCATCTGCAAACTACAGAAGTAGCTATGCTGCGAGGGATTTTACAACAGGTCAAATGGGCACTTAAATCAGGGAACAGGGAACAGGGAACAGGGGAGAAAACCAATTCTTAA
- a CDS encoding HNH endonuclease yields MSLNYIPAVLRRLVEERANYRCEYCLLPKGLAFFPHEIDHVIAQKHGGATVSDNLALSCWRCNRHKGTDLGSFDPETRDFSFLFNPRTQKWAGHFTILGQTVVGLTAVGRTTVSLLQMNSDERLAERQRL; encoded by the coding sequence GTGAGCCTAAATTACATACCTGCTGTTCTGCGCCGTCTAGTTGAAGAGCGAGCCAACTACAGATGTGAGTATTGCTTGCTACCCAAAGGACTAGCCTTTTTTCCCCATGAAATTGATCATGTTATCGCTCAAAAGCATGGCGGTGCTACGGTTAGTGATAATCTAGCACTTTCCTGCTGGCGTTGTAACCGCCACAAAGGCACTGATTTAGGATCGTTTGACCCAGAGACAAGAGATTTTAGCTTTTTATTCAACCCACGTACTCAAAAATGGGCTGGCCACTTCACCATTTTAGGACAGACTGTGGTGGGATTAACTGCTGTAGGACGTACAACAGTCTCTTTGCTGCAAATGAATAGCGACGAACGTCTGGCTGAAAGGCAGAGACTATAA
- a CDS encoding penicillin acylase family protein — protein MRRTRKSRLHQGLKITVMVVLLLGLLLAGFATYTVRQSFPSESGAIALPNLQAEVEVQRDKWGIPHIYAANSHDLFMAQGYIHAQDRFWQMDFWRHIGSGRLAEMFGASQVETDKYLRTMGWARVAQQEIKLVNPEMKGYLQAYAEGVNAYLAEHQGSAISLEYTVLKLLNPGYKPELWQPLHSLTWGKVMAYDLGRNFQSEIERTILRKTLTLAQVEELFPPYPQDLPVILPASQKSNTKEQEDFDEPEMTALGVENITPALESITKPMIALEKLIGPAGIGIGSNNWVISGDRTSTGKPILANDPHLAVQIPSIWYEVGLHCSVKSSECPYNVSGFSFAGMLGVIIGHSDRIAWGVTNVEPDVMDLYIEKINPQNPNQYEVNGKWVDMQLLPETIQVAGSKPIVQTVRHTRHGPILSDVSPNLQQLEAEGHTSAALSGQGAGSGGANIVPPLPTPYAVSLRWTALEPSRLGYAIPLLNRAENWQDFREAARNYDVPAQNLVYADVDGNIGYQMPGKFPIRAKGNGRYPVPGWTDEYEWQGYIDFEQLPKSYNPPQGYIATANNLVQSKYPYLITTDWVYGYRAKRIVEMISQQTQPISLLDVQSMQGDNRNLNAQTLVPLLQAISFNTPRLKAAQKLLQDWNLQLSMTSSTAALFEVFWKHLLADTFHDQLPKEYYPDGGDRWYAVVKNIVKQPDSLWWDNRKTPKVENRDKILKQAFTEAVDELEKIQSKDPKFWNWGKLHTINFRNATLGKSGVAAIEALFNRGAFATAGDGETVNANRWRANHSFEVTDIPSLRMIVDLGNLDNSVAIHTPGQSGHAFHNHYNDMVDPWRKVEYHPMLWAQQTVANNTSATLRLMPKLGN, from the coding sequence ATGAGAAGAACCAGGAAAAGTAGGTTGCATCAGGGACTGAAAATCACTGTGATGGTGGTGCTGTTGCTGGGGCTGTTGCTAGCGGGATTTGCCACTTACACTGTGCGTCAATCCTTTCCATCAGAAAGTGGGGCGATCGCCCTCCCAAATCTCCAGGCTGAGGTGGAGGTGCAGCGGGATAAGTGGGGTATCCCTCATATTTACGCGGCTAACTCTCACGATCTTTTTATGGCACAAGGTTACATCCACGCCCAAGACCGTTTTTGGCAAATGGACTTTTGGCGACACATCGGTTCTGGAAGACTGGCAGAAATGTTTGGCGCTTCTCAGGTAGAAACTGATAAATATCTGCGGACTATGGGCTGGGCGAGGGTAGCGCAACAAGAAATTAAACTAGTTAATCCAGAGATGAAGGGATATCTGCAAGCTTATGCAGAAGGGGTAAATGCTTATCTTGCCGAACATCAAGGCAGCGCTATAAGTCTAGAATACACGGTGCTGAAACTCCTCAATCCTGGCTATAAACCAGAACTTTGGCAACCGCTACATTCTCTGACTTGGGGAAAGGTAATGGCTTACGACTTAGGGAGAAACTTTCAAAGCGAAATAGAACGTACTATCCTGCGAAAAACTTTGACTTTGGCGCAGGTAGAGGAATTATTTCCACCTTATCCCCAAGACTTGCCAGTGATTCTGCCAGCGTCGCAAAAAAGCAACACAAAGGAACAGGAAGATTTTGACGAGCCGGAAATGACTGCTTTGGGGGTTGAGAACATTACCCCCGCCCTAGAGTCAATTACCAAACCGATGATCGCCCTGGAAAAACTCATAGGGCCTGCGGGAATTGGTATTGGTTCTAACAACTGGGTGATATCTGGCGATCGCACTTCTACAGGTAAGCCGATATTAGCAAATGACCCCCACTTAGCAGTACAAATCCCTTCGATTTGGTATGAGGTTGGTTTACATTGCTCAGTTAAAAGTAGTGAATGTCCTTATAACGTTAGTGGTTTTTCCTTTGCGGGGATGTTGGGGGTAATTATCGGTCATAGCGATCGCATCGCCTGGGGTGTCACCAATGTTGAACCCGACGTGATGGATTTATACATCGAGAAAATCAACCCACAAAATCCCAACCAGTATGAAGTCAATGGTAAATGGGTAGATATGCAACTGCTACCAGAAACCATTCAAGTAGCCGGGAGTAAACCAATTGTCCAAACGGTGCGCCATACCAGACATGGCCCGATTCTCTCGGATGTTTCCCCTAATCTCCAGCAGTTAGAGGCAGAGGGGCACACTTCGGCTGCGCTCAGTGGCCAGGGGGCAGGGAGCGGGGGAGCAAATATTGTCCCCCCTCTGCCTACTCCTTATGCCGTTTCCCTGCGCTGGACAGCCCTAGAACCTTCGAGATTAGGCTATGCTATACCCCTACTCAATCGGGCCGAAAATTGGCAAGATTTCCGGGAAGCAGCGCGTAATTATGATGTCCCTGCCCAGAATTTAGTCTATGCTGACGTTGATGGCAACATTGGCTACCAGATGCCTGGTAAATTTCCCATCCGGGCAAAGGGTAATGGGCGTTATCCTGTTCCTGGATGGACTGATGAATATGAATGGCAGGGTTATATTGACTTTGAGCAGTTACCCAAAAGTTATAATCCGCCCCAAGGTTATATTGCTACCGCTAATAATTTAGTTCAAAGTAAATATCCTTATTTAATTACCACAGACTGGGTTTATGGCTACCGGGCGAAGCGGATTGTGGAGATGATTTCCCAACAAACTCAACCGATTTCTCTCCTAGATGTGCAGTCAATGCAGGGAGATAATCGGAATTTAAATGCCCAGACTCTTGTACCTCTGCTGCAAGCTATCTCTTTTAATACTCCCCGTCTTAAAGCAGCCCAGAAACTTCTGCAAGATTGGAATTTGCAACTAAGCATGACATCATCAACGGCGGCTCTGTTTGAGGTATTTTGGAAACACTTACTAGCCGATACCTTCCACGACCAGTTACCCAAAGAGTATTATCCTGATGGGGGCGATCGCTGGTATGCTGTGGTCAAGAATATCGTCAAACAGCCAGACAGCCTGTGGTGGGATAACCGCAAAACCCCAAAAGTCGAGAACCGCGACAAAATCCTCAAGCAAGCTTTTACAGAAGCTGTGGATGAATTAGAAAAGATTCAAAGCAAAGACCCGAAATTTTGGAATTGGGGAAAACTGCACACGATCAATTTTCGTAACGCCACTTTGGGTAAATCTGGAGTTGCAGCTATTGAGGCTTTATTTAATCGCGGTGCTTTTGCTACCGCTGGTGATGGGGAAACCGTGAATGCTAACCGTTGGCGGGCAAACCATTCTTTTGAAGTTACGGATATTCCTTCTTTGCGGATGATTGTCGATTTGGGAAATCTGGATAATTCCGTGGCTATTCACACTCCTGGACAATCAGGTCATGCTTTCCATAACCACTACAACGATATGGTTGACCCCTGGCGCAAAGTCGAATATCATCCCATGCTGTGGGCACAGCAAACAGTCGCAAATAATACATCTGCAACATTGAGGTTAATGCCGAAATTGGGAAATTGA
- a CDS encoding low molecular weight protein tyrosine phosphatase family protein, with protein MKKLLFLCSQNKLRSPTAEAIFSEYEGLETDSAGLDRHAEVPVSTEAIAWADIIFVMEKSHKRKLSNNFQAFLKDKKVICLDIPDEYEYMEPALIELLKKKVLPLLGSFSKK; from the coding sequence ATGAAAAAGCTATTGTTTCTCTGTAGCCAAAATAAACTGCGAAGCCCTACGGCTGAGGCTATATTCTCTGAATACGAAGGATTGGAGACAGATTCAGCAGGTTTAGACAGACATGCCGAAGTTCCAGTTTCCACGGAAGCGATCGCCTGGGCTGATATCATCTTTGTGATGGAAAAATCACACAAACGGAAGCTATCGAATAACTTCCAAGCCTTCCTCAAAGATAAGAAAGTCATCTGTTTGGATATTCCAGATGAATATGAGTATATGGAACCAGCTTTAATTGAGTTGTTAAAGAAAAAAGTTTTACCTCTTTTGGGTAGCTTCTCAAAAAAATGA
- the purD gene encoding phosphoribosylamine--glycine ligase produces the protein MKVLVVGNGGREHALAWKLLQSQQIEQVVCVPGNGGTASMEHCQNLPLAVDDFEGISKFALKNEINLVVVGPEVPLAKGITDYLQSQGLQVFGPGRAGAQIEASKAWAKALMQEARIPTAKAAVFTEAAAAKSYVKAQGAPIVVKADGLAAGKGVTVAETVAQAEDAIAAIFQGQFGSAGEFVVIEECLIGQEVSVLALTDGLTIRPLLPAQDHKRIGEGDTGENTGGMGAYAPAPIATPELMARVQTEVLEKAIATLRSKNIDYRGVLYAGLMIAPDGEFKVLEFNCRFGDPETQVILPLLETPLEDLLLACVQQRLSELPPIAWKPGAAATVVAAAGGYPGGYEKGKVITGTEQATALGVTVFHAGTKLNQQQQVVTDGGRVLNVTGIGENFEQAIAHAYTGIKPIDFEGIYYRKDIGHRVVSGKQGEQTP, from the coding sequence GTGAAAGTTTTAGTTGTCGGTAATGGGGGGCGCGAACACGCTCTAGCATGGAAACTACTGCAATCTCAGCAGATTGAGCAAGTTGTATGTGTGCCGGGAAATGGCGGTACGGCAAGTATGGAACATTGCCAAAACTTGCCTTTGGCAGTGGATGACTTTGAGGGAATCAGCAAATTTGCTCTCAAAAATGAGATTAATCTGGTGGTAGTGGGGCCAGAAGTGCCTCTAGCAAAGGGAATCACCGACTATCTCCAATCCCAAGGACTGCAGGTATTTGGCCCGGGGAGGGCGGGAGCGCAGATTGAGGCGAGTAAGGCTTGGGCGAAAGCCCTGATGCAGGAAGCAAGAATTCCTACGGCGAAGGCGGCGGTATTTACTGAGGCAGCAGCAGCAAAATCCTATGTGAAAGCACAAGGAGCGCCAATTGTTGTCAAAGCTGATGGCTTGGCGGCGGGTAAGGGTGTGACAGTTGCCGAAACAGTAGCACAGGCAGAAGATGCGATCGCCGCAATTTTCCAAGGGCAATTTGGCAGCGCTGGCGAGTTTGTGGTAATTGAAGAATGTTTGATTGGACAGGAAGTTTCGGTTTTAGCGTTGACAGATGGGTTAACGATTAGACCTTTGTTACCAGCGCAAGATCATAAGCGGATTGGTGAGGGCGATACGGGGGAAAATACTGGTGGGATGGGAGCTTATGCTCCAGCGCCTATAGCTACGCCTGAGTTGATGGCGCGGGTGCAAACTGAGGTTTTAGAGAAAGCGATCGCTACCTTAAGATCCAAGAACATCGACTACCGGGGTGTGCTTTATGCCGGGTTGATGATTGCACCCGATGGCGAGTTCAAAGTTTTAGAATTTAACTGTCGTTTTGGCGATCCTGAAACCCAGGTGATTCTGCCACTGTTAGAAACACCCTTGGAGGATTTGCTCCTAGCCTGTGTACAGCAGCGTTTAAGTGAATTGCCCCCCATTGCGTGGAAACCAGGCGCAGCAGCCACTGTTGTCGCTGCTGCTGGGGGTTATCCTGGGGGATATGAAAAAGGCAAAGTGATTACAGGAACTGAACAAGCAACAGCTTTGGGCGTAACTGTATTTCATGCAGGCACAAAGTTAAATCAGCAGCAACAAGTCGTGACAGACGGCGGAAGAGTTTTAAACGTTACGGGAATTGGGGAAAATTTTGAGCAAGCGATCGCCCACGCCTACACTGGCATCAAACCCATTGACTTTGAAGGGATATACTACCGTAAAGACATCGGTCATAGAGTGGTAAGCGGGAAGCAGGGAGAGCAAACCCCTTAA
- a CDS encoding NAD-dependent epimerase/dehydratase family protein: MAKFIVTGAAGFIGSHIAQALLQQDAEVIGIDEFNDYYDPFLKRKNVAQLSWSPNFKLIEGDIQFLDWQTLLNDVDIVYHQAAQAGVRASWGQGFRAYTERNLNATQILLEAAKNAKGLKRLVFASTSSVYGDAETLPTHEGICPLPVSPYGITKLAAERLCGLYHKNFGVPFVALRYFTVYGPRQRPDMAFHKFFKAILQDEAIPIYGDGQQTRDFTFISDAVAANLAAATVPEAVGEIFNIGGGSRVVLKEVLDTIEEIVGKPIKRNHIEKAMGDARHTAADVSKAQKILGYQPQVSLRDGLTQEWEWVKSLY, from the coding sequence ATGGCTAAATTTATCGTCACAGGAGCGGCAGGATTTATTGGTTCTCACATTGCACAAGCATTACTGCAACAGGATGCCGAAGTAATTGGGATTGATGAATTTAACGATTACTACGATCCTTTCTTAAAGCGTAAGAACGTTGCACAATTAAGCTGGTCACCTAATTTTAAATTAATTGAAGGAGATATTCAGTTTTTAGACTGGCAGACACTACTTAATGATGTAGACATAGTTTATCATCAGGCGGCACAAGCGGGCGTAAGAGCAAGTTGGGGTCAAGGTTTCCGCGCTTACACAGAACGGAATCTCAACGCGACACAAATTTTGCTAGAAGCGGCGAAGAATGCTAAAGGGTTGAAAAGGTTAGTATTTGCTTCTACTTCTAGCGTTTATGGTGATGCCGAAACTTTACCTACCCATGAAGGGATTTGTCCCCTACCTGTTTCTCCCTACGGCATTACTAAGCTAGCAGCAGAGAGGTTATGTGGACTGTATCATAAAAACTTTGGTGTACCCTTTGTAGCACTGCGCTATTTCACAGTTTATGGGCCTAGACAGCGCCCAGATATGGCGTTTCATAAATTTTTCAAAGCTATTTTGCAGGATGAGGCGATTCCTATTTATGGCGATGGACAACAAACGCGGGACTTTACGTTTATTAGTGATGCTGTCGCCGCTAATTTAGCCGCCGCTACCGTACCCGAAGCTGTGGGCGAAATTTTCAACATTGGCGGTGGTAGCAGGGTGGTTTTAAAAGAAGTTCTGGACACAATAGAAGAAATTGTTGGTAAACCTATCAAAAGAAACCACATAGAAAAGGCGATGGGAGACGCCCGTCACACAGCTGCTGATGTATCTAAAGCACAGAAAATTCTCGGATATCAGCCCCAAGTCTCCCTCAGAGATGGGTTGACACAGGAATGGGAATGGGTGAAGTCCTTGTATTAA
- a CDS encoding ComEC/Rec2 family competence protein, producing MIQTSGVIICLGYILGLLFTAVPWGGVWILVAGILAAVIFRKRSIKLPKFLQKPENNHTKAKAVENTWKNIPHPRVWIAAGLVGLLATFYLQVRVPQPGAKDVSKFVPPGNSSNQEQLVIVRGVVASTPRLTRSQRGQFWLEATQIDEVKNEKGPAGVPKGVTGKVYVTVPILQATGLYTKQQIAVTGVLYKPKTASNPGAFDFQKYLKQEGTFAGLLGQQVNILDDGRQWGWWQVRERIVRSQVIGLNIPEGPLVSAMVLGSKAVDLPYDIRDLFVQAGLAHALAASGFQTSLILSVILQLTRHTKKATQFTLGFLALIIFLSLTGFQAAVLRAVIMGFAALVGLVLKRKVKQLGSLLLAATLLLLFNPLWIWDLGFQLSFLATLGLIVTVPPIIQRLGWLPPAIASLIAVPLAATIWTLPLQLSVFGVVPSYSLILNIITTPFISVISIGGIISALVALIWIEAGSFLAGLLHYPTDWLIKLVELFSQLPGNSVAVGSISTWQLLAIYALILSVWLVRWWRQRWLFAGIVAVGLVIVPVWHSANNLFRITVLAAGSEPVLVIQDRGTVTLINSGDEGTGRFTILPFLQQQGVNQIDWAIANDFPGSDSHGWLEVLRHLPIKNFYGYAPKPENLIETQVIQQEVQKSQGIYQPLLLGQTLNTGAIVAQLINDQLPILRMQIQDQNWLLVGDIKSNEIAQLVKTGALPRPQVLWCPPQSLKDLVLALQPQIAIASEADLEPKVLSELSQSQTKLFFTGRDGAIQWTPNGEFEAFIQATENKSSVL from the coding sequence ATGATTCAGACTAGTGGTGTAATTATCTGTCTTGGCTACATTCTGGGGTTATTGTTCACAGCAGTTCCTTGGGGTGGTGTGTGGATTTTGGTGGCGGGGATTTTGGCAGCAGTTATTTTTAGAAAACGCTCGATTAAGTTACCGAAATTTCTGCAAAAACCAGAAAACAATCACACAAAAGCCAAGGCTGTAGAGAACACCTGGAAAAATATTCCCCACCCCAGAGTATGGATAGCGGCTGGCTTGGTGGGTTTGTTGGCAACTTTCTACTTGCAAGTGCGAGTACCGCAACCAGGTGCAAAAGACGTGAGTAAATTCGTCCCACCAGGAAATAGCAGTAATCAAGAGCAACTAGTGATTGTTCGGGGCGTTGTGGCGAGTACACCCCGCTTAACTCGCAGTCAGCGAGGACAATTCTGGTTAGAAGCAACTCAAATCGATGAAGTCAAAAACGAAAAAGGGCCAGCAGGTGTCCCGAAAGGGGTGACAGGTAAGGTGTATGTCACTGTACCCATACTTCAAGCTACTGGGTTATATACGAAGCAACAAATTGCTGTCACTGGGGTTTTATATAAACCAAAAACAGCTTCTAACCCTGGTGCTTTTGACTTTCAAAAATATCTCAAGCAGGAAGGAACATTTGCTGGTTTGCTGGGACAGCAGGTGAATATTTTGGATGATGGGCGACAATGGGGATGGTGGCAAGTCCGGGAACGAATTGTGCGATCGCAAGTTATAGGGTTGAATATTCCGGAAGGGCCGCTTGTGAGTGCAATGGTTTTGGGAAGCAAGGCTGTTGATTTACCTTATGATATCCGCGACTTATTTGTCCAGGCGGGTTTGGCTCATGCTTTAGCAGCTTCTGGGTTTCAAACTTCTTTGATTTTGAGTGTGATCTTACAGCTAACAAGGCATACGAAAAAGGCTACACAATTTACCCTGGGTTTCTTAGCTTTAATAATTTTCTTGAGTTTAACAGGGTTTCAGGCCGCAGTCTTGAGAGCGGTAATTATGGGTTTTGCCGCCTTGGTTGGGTTGGTATTAAAAAGGAAAGTCAAACAGTTGGGATCGTTGCTGTTGGCTGCTACTCTATTATTGTTATTTAATCCCTTATGGATTTGGGATTTAGGCTTTCAACTCAGTTTTCTAGCAACGCTGGGCTTAATTGTCACAGTACCGCCCATTATTCAACGCTTGGGTTGGCTACCACCAGCGATCGCTTCTTTGATTGCTGTTCCCCTGGCTGCTACGATCTGGACTTTACCGTTGCAACTTTCAGTTTTTGGGGTTGTTCCATCCTATAGCCTCATCTTAAATATCATCACCACTCCTTTTATTTCCGTTATTAGTATAGGTGGCATTATTAGCGCCTTAGTTGCATTAATTTGGATTGAAGCAGGCAGCTTTTTAGCTGGGTTATTGCATTACCCGACTGATTGGTTAATTAAGTTAGTAGAATTGTTTAGCCAGTTACCAGGAAATTCTGTTGCTGTTGGGAGTATATCTACTTGGCAACTATTAGCAATTTATGCACTAATTTTATCAGTTTGGCTAGTGCGTTGGTGGCGGCAACGGTGGTTATTTGCGGGTATAGTTGCAGTTGGTTTAGTAATTGTTCCAGTTTGGCACTCTGCCAACAACTTATTTAGAATCACGGTATTGGCAGCAGGTTCAGAGCCTGTTTTGGTCATTCAAGATCGGGGGACAGTCACCCTAATTAATAGTGGCGATGAAGGTACAGGACGCTTTACAATCTTGCCATTTTTACAACAGCAGGGTGTGAATCAAATTGATTGGGCGATCGCTAATGATTTTCCAGGGAGTGACAGTCATGGCTGGCTGGAAGTACTGCGACATTTACCCATCAAGAATTTTTATGGATATGCCCCGAAACCAGAAAATCTGATTGAAACCCAGGTGATTCAACAAGAAGTGCAAAAGTCTCAGGGAATCTATCAACCTTTATTACTTGGGCAAACTTTGAATACTGGGGCGATCGTTGCCCAACTAATCAACGATCAATTGCCTATTTTGCGAATGCAGATTCAAGACCAAAATTGGTTATTAGTGGGCGATATCAAGTCAAATGAGATAGCACAGCTAGTTAAAACTGGGGCTTTACCTCGTCCCCAAGTCTTGTGGTGTCCGCCACAGTCTTTGAAAGATTTAGTTTTAGCACTCCAACCACAAATAGCGATCGCTTCTGAGGCTGATCTGGAACCAAAAGTTTTGTCTGAACTCAGCCAAAGCCAAACGAAACTGTTTTTCACAGGACGAGATGGCGCTATTCAATGGACACCCAATGGTGAATTTGAGGCTTTTATTCAGGCGACAGAGAATAAGTCTTCAGTGTTGTGA
- a CDS encoding DUF4058 family protein, whose protein sequence is MPSPFPGMNPYLELPALWHEFHNRLIVALSDAITPNLQPSYYVAVETRTYLDDDNPELLVGIPDAIVLTSAKTPVAPPTGRATQTRPKQIQIPMPVEVKERYLEVREVGTHQVITVIEVLSPKNKRRGEGRIAYEKKRQRVLGSSSHLVEIDLLRENTPMPMIGVEGTSDYRIVVSRAATRPIADLYEFQLREAIPSFLLPLKPDYPELAVDLQAILLGVYDRGSYKFRIDYHQPVPPPKLLAADQQWVDELLAPIRGT, encoded by the coding sequence ATGCCATCCCCTTTCCCCGGCATGAACCCGTATCTGGAATTGCCTGCTCTGTGGCATGAGTTTCACAACAGATTGATTGTGGCACTCTCGGATGCAATCACCCCTAATCTACAACCAAGTTACTATGTCGCCGTCGAAACTCGTACCTATTTGGACGACGATAATCCTGAATTGCTAGTGGGAATTCCCGATGCGATCGTCCTCACATCTGCAAAAACTCCTGTAGCACCACCCACTGGTAGAGCCACACAAACTCGTCCCAAACAAATCCAGATCCCCATGCCAGTCGAAGTCAAAGAGCGCTATTTAGAGGTGCGGGAAGTGGGTACTCATCAGGTAATTACCGTGATTGAGGTGCTATCACCCAAGAATAAGCGCAGAGGCGAAGGGCGAATCGCCTATGAGAAGAAGCGGCAGCGGGTGCTGGGCAGTTCCTCTCACCTGGTGGAAATCGATTTACTCCGAGAAAATACACCCATGCCCATGATTGGGGTAGAGGGAACAAGCGACTATCGCATCGTGGTGAGTCGAGCCGCTACCCGTCCAATAGCAGATTTGTATGAATTTCAATTGAGAGAGGCAATCCCCAGCTTCTTGTTACCCCTCAAACCCGACTATCCAGAATTAGCCGTCGATTTACAAGCTATTTTGCTCGGTGTTTACGATCGCGGCAGCTACAAATTCCGCATTGATTATCATCAGCCAGTCCCCCCGCCAAAACTATTGGCAGCAGATCAGCAGTGGGTTGATGAGTTACTTGCCCCCATCCGAGGTACGTAA